TGGAAGCCCTCTGAAACGAAAGTTTCTAGGCTTCTGTCTCCTCGTCACAAAGAAAGGTGTTCAGATTCGTCCGCATTATAAAGCAAAAGAGACCGTTAAACAGAAACTCAGACGAATCACGAAACGTAATCGTGGACGAAGTATCGATAGGATTTTAAAAGAAATCCAGCAACTTATGACAGGGTGGATAAATTACTATGGCATAGGAGAAATGAAAGGATTTATGAAGAATCTGAATGGGTGGTTGAAGCGAAGAATTAGACAATATATCTGGAAACAGTGGAAAAATCCACGTACGAAACGAAAGAATCTAATTCAGTTAGGTATCGATAAACGGAAAGCTTATGAATGGTCGAATACAAGAAAAGGTTACTGGATTATATCAGGTAGCTATGTACTCCACCGTTCATTGACAGACAAAGAACTGGCATCGAGAGGATATAAAGATATCGCTCTTCAATACCAGTTCGTACACTCAAACTATTGAACCGCCGTATACGGAACCGTACGTACGGTGGTGTGAGAGGGGCGAGAAGTTACTTAGCTTTTCCCTCTACTCGATTATTTAAAAAAATAGCCTGATTAAACAGGCCACATATCAACCGGGTTCAATTCATACATGCTATCTTGGCGATACATAAAATGTGCCATCACAAATTCACGCCGAATCGTTGCATAATCGGGATGATATTGCTGAATATGTTCATTGATTTCTTTTTCTGGATATGTTTTTCCGTTTTCTAAACCACGCAGCATATATTCTAAGAGAATCAGCTTTTTCTTTCTTTGAGCGGGCAATGACTTTAATCTTCCTTGATGATCGATGAAGTTCCGAATAACCATTGCTTTTTCTTCATTTGTGATATCAAACTTTCCGAACATGTCATCACTCCCGATGCGAATAATCTCCATCGCCATACGTTCTAGTTTGTCTTTGTTTAAATAAAAATAAATCGTATTCTTATCGCGTCGTTGATAAACCACATCAATCTCTTTTAATTTTGTTAAATGATGCGAAATGGTTGGTGGCTTTAATCCTAGCTTGCCTGCAATTGCTTGACCATGAAGCGGTCCTGATTTCAATAAGCTAATAATGCGTATCCGAGTTTTATCTCCAATGGTTTTGTGAAAATGAACGATTCGATCTAATTGCATTATTTCTACCTCCTCATCTGATTTGATTATAATCTAATTAGATGGATATGAAAATCTTTTTTTGAAAATGAATGATTAATTGATGGGGAGATTTTACTTAAGAGTTGGTATACTCTACTGTGTGTATCTAATGAATGAATAATATGAAAATGAATTATTTGAATGTAAACGTTCCTTGACAGTCAAGTTTCCTTTACTATATCATTAAAAGTGTAGAGAGGAATGTATACTGCTATGCAGAATCGAATGAAGCAATTAAGACAAGAAAATGGAATTTCTCAAGATAAAATGGCAAAAATGCTCGGCGTATCGCGGCAGACGATTATTTCAATTGAAAAGGGCCGTTATAACCCTTCATTGCCGCTTGCTATTCAAATTGCACGTTGTTTTCATACCATAGTGGAAGATGTTTTTCTTTTAGAAGAGGAAGAATAATGTAGCGGATTTCATTTTTTAAACAGGAGTGTTTTCTATGAAAATGAGCAGCAAAACTGGAAGGATCTTTTTCTTGGTTGGGGGCTTTATTTTTCTTTTTTATACCCTATTAATAGGTTTTGCTAGTATATCAACAGGAAGTTTCTTTGCTGGACATGAGTTGATATATTTCAGCGTAACAGTGATGTCTTTTTGTCTAGCTTATTTATATCCTCAGTTTAAAGAAAATGATGAGCGAACAAAGAAAATACGGGAACGGGGAATTACGTTTAGTTACTTTATTATTATAGGGTATATGGTTATTCTTATGCCCCTTTTTCAATTAGAATGGGTTCATTTAAGTGGATATCAGACAGTATGTATATTAGCTGCCCTGGCTATCGTAACTGTCTTTTCATCATTTGTTGTACTATCGAAGCGTTATTAGAACGGTTAAGGGAGTATACTAATATGAAGAAGGAATATAACCTTGTATATCGGGAAGTCCAGCATCCACGGCAAATTTGGATATGGCTGCCAATCTTATTGTGTGCCGGAATCATGTGGTATTCGTTCATTCAACAAATTATCTTTGATGTACCTGTAGGAAACAATCCAACCTCAAATATATCTATGATTATTTCTTGGTTTATTTTTGGAGTGGCGATTCCAATCTTTACATTAGGGATTAAGCTGGTAGTTGAAGTACGTCATGATGGCATTTATGTGCGCTTTTATCCGTTTCCGTATAAGCGATTTCTTTTTAAAGATATTTATAGTTATGACATTATCACTTATAGTTCCATAAAACGTTTTGGAGGCTGGGGATTGCATATAAATACGAAGGGTGAAAAAGCTTATAATATTTACGGAAATAAAGGAATGAAATTAAAATTAAAGTATGAAACTGTCGTTATTGGTACTCAACAACCGGATGAATTAGAAGCTGCCATACAATCCGTGTTTAATAGACAGTCTTCAAATCAGATGAAGAGATAATATTGGAAAAGTTTTAGCAGGGAACATCTACATACATAGTAAAGAGGATAGAGCAGTAAATAGTAATGGATTAGTTTCCCAATAAGAAAGTACATAGAATACGACGTTCTAGAATTTGAGATTGGAACGCAAGTAAATGTAACTATTCTGAAGATAACGAAGTAGACCTGTTATTTAATAAAGTAAAAAATAAATCATTTCAAACCATTAGTATATCTAATTAATAGATAGAACAATGGTTTTTTGTTACAGAATGATAGAGAGGTGTTGGCGTATAATAATCCTATAGTGGAATCTTAAGCAGCTGTAGAGGGATTCGTTTACTTTATACTAATGAATAGCATTATTTGAAATTTTGCTTTCTAAAATTATGTTAAAATGATTAATTTTCGAAAAAAGTTAATTAATTCCTAAAATACTGTTAACAGCAAAAGAATAATATGCTAGATTATCTAATATAAAAAAAGTTTATAAAGGCTTCATTAGTCTTTAGTATGAAAGACAAAAATATAAAGGAGACTGAAAATGCAGAAATTCTTTTTTAACAAATCCTACGTACTTATTTTTATTTCTTTAACAGCACTTTTTTTAAGTGCATGCTCCAGCAGTCCGGAAAATGCTTCAGAAAACTTTAA
The nucleotide sequence above comes from Oceanobacillus timonensis. Encoded proteins:
- a CDS encoding metalloregulator ArsR/SmtB family transcription factor, encoding MQLDRIVHFHKTIGDKTRIRIISLLKSGPLHGQAIAGKLGLKPPTISHHLTKLKEIDVVYQRRDKNTIYFYLNKDKLERMAMEIIRIGSDDMFGKFDITNEEKAMVIRNFIDHQGRLKSLPAQRKKKLILLEYMLRGLENGKTYPEKEINEHIQQYHPDYATIRREFVMAHFMYRQDSMYELNPVDMWPV
- a CDS encoding helix-turn-helix transcriptional regulator, with product MQNRMKQLRQENGISQDKMAKMLGVSRQTIISIEKGRYNPSLPLAIQIARCFHTIVEDVFLLEEEE
- a CDS encoding DUF6141 family protein, with product MKKEYNLVYREVQHPRQIWIWLPILLCAGIMWYSFIQQIIFDVPVGNNPTSNISMIISWFIFGVAIPIFTLGIKLVVEVRHDGIYVRFYPFPYKRFLFKDIYSYDIITYSSIKRFGGWGLHINTKGEKAYNIYGNKGMKLKLKYETVVIGTQQPDELEAAIQSVFNRQSSNQMKR